Proteins encoded together in one Halorubellus sp. JP-L1 window:
- a CDS encoding MnhB domain-containing protein: MIGESNDAAADDERTLYVESPIIMATVRVITPFVFTLGLFVMFHGADSSGGGFQGGVIVGTVVVMLGIAFGIEMTREWIGPQLAVGFVGFGVLAFLLVGVGSVLLGGGFLEYAVYADYGVPHASKYGIELVELAIGLIVAGIVTGLFFIIAAGMNGEDGGDLE, from the coding sequence ATGATCGGCGAATCGAACGACGCGGCGGCAGACGACGAGCGCACGCTGTACGTCGAGAGCCCGATCATCATGGCGACGGTTCGCGTCATCACGCCGTTCGTGTTCACGCTCGGACTGTTCGTGATGTTCCACGGCGCGGACTCCTCGGGCGGCGGATTTCAGGGTGGCGTCATCGTCGGCACCGTCGTCGTCATGCTCGGCATCGCGTTCGGTATCGAGATGACGCGCGAGTGGATCGGCCCGCAGTTGGCGGTCGGATTCGTCGGGTTCGGCGTTCTCGCGTTCCTCCTCGTCGGCGTCGGATCCGTTCTGCTCGGCGGAGGCTTCCTCGAGTACGCCGTCTACGCCGACTACGGCGTCCCGCACGCGTCGAAGTACGGCATCGAGCTCGTCGAACTCGCGATCGGTCTCATCGTCGCGGGCATCGTGACGGGCCTGTTCTTCATCATCGCTGCAGGGATGAACGGCGAGGACGGAGGTGACCTCGAATGA